A genomic window from Salvia miltiorrhiza cultivar Shanhuang (shh) chromosome 5, IMPLAD_Smil_shh, whole genome shotgun sequence includes:
- the LOC131026272 gene encoding sulfiredoxin, chloroplastic/mitochondrial isoform X2: MANFLLHLPNNFRAVSVSASASSNGSGPQQGGPVILELPLDKIRRPLMRTRANDPHKVKQLMDSIAEIGLQVPIDVLLVDGEYYGFSGCHRYEAHQRLGLPTIRCKVRRGTKETLRHHLR; the protein is encoded by the exons ATGGCAAATTTTCTACTCCATCTCCCAAACAATTTCAGAGCAGTTTCCGTTTCTGCATCTGCTTCCTCTAATG GATCAGGTCCTCAACAAGGGGGGCCAGTGATTCTTGAACTTCCTCTGGATAAAATTCGGAGACCCCTCATGCGTACGAGAGCCAACGACCCTCACAAAGTGAAACAACTCATGGATAGTATTGCTGAAATCGGGCTTCAAGTACCT ATTGACGTGCTTCTCGTAGATGGTGAATATTATG GTTTTTCAGGTTGCCACCGGTACGAAGCTCACCAACGGCTAGGGCTGCCAACCATACGTTGCAAAGTTCGACGTGGGACAAAGGAAACTCTAAG GCATCACCTTCGCTGA
- the LOC131026268 gene encoding uncharacterized protein LOC131026268 isoform X2, with amino-acid sequence MDLEAEKLQSLSVSDILKESISIRKRSPKTFYLITLTLIFPISFAILAHSLSTHPIISQLQSDTAAVAASNWSRLLIFQFFYLIFIFAFSFLSTAAVVSLYTSKPVSFSSTVAVVPSVFRRLFVTFLWIALLMVAYNIVFLRFLVLLVYAVDTQNVILFVFSILVVFALFLGLHVYISAWWHLASVVSVLEPVYGFTAMKKSYELLKERTYNGFTIVFDYLTFCRVINGLFGSVVVHGGDDYGVLSRIMVGGFLVGVLVIVNLIGLLVHSVFYYVCKSYHHQGIGDHTVILGVGSILD; translated from the exons ATGGATCTAGAGGCGGAGAAGCTTCAGAGCTTGAGCGTCTCCGACATCCTCAAGGAATCAATTTCCATCCGCAAGCGATCCCCCAAAACTTTCTATCTCATTACTCTAACCCTAATTTTCCCCATTTCCTTCGCCATCCTAGCTCACTCGCTCTCCACCCACCCCATCATCTCGCAACTCCAATCCGacaccgccgccgtcgccgcatCCAACTGGTCGAGGCTTCTGATTTTCCAGTTCTTCTACCTCATCTTCATCTTCGCATTCTCGTTCctctccaccgccgccgtcgtctCGCTCTACACCTCCAAGCCCGTTTCCTTCTCCTCCACCGTGGCTGTCGTCCCCAGCGTGTTCAGGCGCCTCTTCGTCACCTTTCTGTGGATCGCTTTGTTGATGGTTGCGTACAACATCGTGTTCCTAAGGTTTCTGGTGCTCCTAGTCTACGCCGTGGACACACAGAATGTGATCTTGTTTGTATTCTCCATTTTGGTAGTTTTCGCATTATTTTTGGGCCTACATGTTTACATAAGCGCATGGTGGCATCTAGCTAGCGTTGTTTCAGTTTTGGAGCCCGTTTATGGTTTTACCGCCATGAAAAAGAGCTATGAGTTGCTCAAGGAGAGGACGTACAATGGTTTTACAATCGTTTTCGACTATCTTACTTTTTGCAGAGTGATCAATGGGCTTTTCGGATCGGTTGTGGTGCACGGTGGGGATGATTATGGCGTGTTGTCGAGGATTATGGTGGGTGGATTCCTAGTGGGTGTGTTGGTGATCGTGAATTTGATCGGCTTATTGGTGCATAGTGTGTTCTACTATGTCTGCAAGAGCTACCATCACCAGGGAATTG GCGATCATACTGTGATACTGGGAGTTGGATCAATCTTAGACTGA
- the LOC131026270 gene encoding ankyrin repeat-containing protein At5g02620-like isoform X2, translating into MGNFISKTLNKPKHEGIHLEQITTAYDNSSPLLGKRKSLYKAALKGDWDAAEEVLKNDESLMKSPITDGGEIALHVAAVEGHQDFVSKLLPMMEIDDVGIPNGKGCTALCFAAAVGHIRIAQIMLEKNPNLATIKGEEGVRPLYMAALQGFSEMAQFLYDYSHIGSWTPQQKINLLTSAIDSELYAEDGCGNTALQVLAQKPGFCCDMNSARRGDPYRLLDCLWNAAESCEEDTEAAVDTSTLFFIAAESGNDDFLVELLRKDHNLLYKINDKTHSIFHIAVLHRYVKVFNLIYELGGTGELIATYVDDEGNNMLHLAGKLSPRNQLDSIPGAALQMQREVVWYKAVEKVVRPSCRSKKNSAGQTPHEVFIAEHGQLMREAEKFMKQTAKSCMLVTMLIATVVFTTAFTVPGGYDNSTGVPLLEKKKMFMVFPVSEAVATLSSLTSIFMFLSILTSRYSDEDFLMTLPCWLLLGLAALFFSIVAMTVAFCTCLQFFGHGWAATALLVLFGSVPTMFVALKYRLLVTVLRSTYGCTYLFRSYNRLHS; encoded by the exons ATGGGGAATTTTATCTCAAAAACACTGAATAAACCGAAACATGAGGGGATACATTTGGAACAAATAACCACGGCATATGATAATTCCTCACCTCTTT TAGGCAAAAGAAAATCACTATACAAAGCTGCATTGAAGGGTGATTGGGATGCTGCAGAAGAGGTATTGAAAAACGACGAAAGCTTGATGAAAAGTCCCATAACAGATGGAGGGGAAATTGCACTGCATGTTGCTGCTGTCGAAGGCCATCAAGATTTCGTCTCAAAATTGTTGCCTATGATGGAGATAGATGACGTCGGAATTCCCAACGGGAAAGGCTGCACCGCACTGTGCTTTGCTGCTGCTGTTGGCCACATTCGAATCGCTCAAATAATGTTGgaaaaaaatccaaatttgGCAACAATTAAGGGCGAAGAAGGGGTTAGGCCACTCTATATGGCTGCATTGCAAGGATTTTCCGAAATGGCTCAATTTCTCTACGATTACTCTCATATCGGATCCTGGACTCCCCAACAAAAAATCAACTTGTTGACGTCAGCAATCGACTCCGAGCTCTATG CTGAAGATGGATGTGGGAACACAGCGTTGCAAGTGCTGGCGCAGAAGCCAGGATTTTGTTGCGACATGAATAGTGCAAGGAGGGGCGATCCTTACAGATTACTCGATTGTTTGTGGAATGCCGCCGAGTCGTGTGAAGAAGATACCGAAGCAGCCGTAGATACCAGCACATTATTCTTCATAGCGGCGGAATCCGGCAACGACGACTTCTTGGTGGAGCTACTCAGAAAAGACCACAATCTTCTCTACAAAATAAACGACAAGACACACAGCATATTCCACATCGCGGTTTTGCATCGCTACGTCAAAGTGTTCAACCTCATCTACGAACTGGGCGGCACCGGAGAACTGATCGCGACCTACGTCGACGACGAAGGAAACAACATGCTCCACTTGGCGGGAAAACTGAGCCCTCGGAATCAGCTAGACAGCATCCCCGGCGCGGCCCTGCAGATGCAGCGCGAGGTGGTGTGGTACAAGGCGGTGGAGAAGGTGGTGCGGCCGTCGTGCAGGAGCAAGAAGAACTCGGCGGGGCAGACGCCGCACGAGGTGTTCATCGCGGAGCACGGGCAGCTGATGAGGGAGGCGGAGAAGTTCATGAAGCAGACGGCCAAGTCGTGCATGCTGGTGACGATGCTGATCGCGACGGTGGTGTTCACGACGGCGTTCACGGTCCCCGGAGGGTACGACAACAGCACCGGGGTGCCCCTcctggagaagaagaagatgttCATGGTGTTCCCGGTGTCGGAGGCGGTGGCCACGCTCTCCTCGCTCACCTCCATCTTCATGTTCCTCTCCATACTGACGTCGCGCTACTCCGACGAGGATTTCCTGATGACGCTGCCGTGCTGGCTCCTGCTGGGGCTGGCGGCGCTCTTCTTCTCCATCGTGGCCATGACCGTCGCCTTCTGCACTTGTTTGCAGTTTTTCGGGCATGGATGGGCGGCGACGGCGCTGCTGGTGTTGTTTGGCAGCGTACCGACCATGTTTGTGGCGTTGAAGTATCGTCTGTTGGTCACTGTACTACGCTCTACCTATGGCTGCACCTACCTGTTTCGTTCCTACAACCGCTTGCACTCCTAG
- the LOC131026270 gene encoding ankyrin repeat-containing protein At5g02620-like isoform X3: MIIPHLFGDWDAAEEVLKNDESLMKSPITDGGEIALHVAAVEGHQDFVSKLLPMMEIDDVGIPNGKGCTALCFAAAVGHIRIAQIMLEKNPNLATIKGEEGVRPLYMAALQGFSEMAQFLYDYSHIGSWTPQQKINLLTSAIDSELYDLARRIVNEDKTLAVAEDGCGNTALQVLAQKPGFCCDMNSARRGDPYRLLDCLWNAAESCEEDTEAAVDTSTLFFIAAESGNDDFLVELLRKDHNLLYKINDKTHSIFHIAVLHRYVKVFNLIYELGGTGELIATYVDDEGNNMLHLAGKLSPRNQLDSIPGAALQMQREVVWYKAVEKVVRPSCRSKKNSAGQTPHEVFIAEHGQLMREAEKFMKQTAKSCMLVTMLIATVVFTTAFTVPGGYDNSTGVPLLEKKKMFMVFPVSEAVATLSSLTSIFMFLSILTSRYSDEDFLMTLPCWLLLGLAALFFSIVAMTVAFCTCLQFFGHGWAATALLVLFGSVPTMFVALKYRLLVTVLRSTYGCTYLFRSYNRLHS, translated from the exons ATGATAATTCCTCACCTCTTT GGTGATTGGGATGCTGCAGAAGAGGTATTGAAAAACGACGAAAGCTTGATGAAAAGTCCCATAACAGATGGAGGGGAAATTGCACTGCATGTTGCTGCTGTCGAAGGCCATCAAGATTTCGTCTCAAAATTGTTGCCTATGATGGAGATAGATGACGTCGGAATTCCCAACGGGAAAGGCTGCACCGCACTGTGCTTTGCTGCTGCTGTTGGCCACATTCGAATCGCTCAAATAATGTTGgaaaaaaatccaaatttgGCAACAATTAAGGGCGAAGAAGGGGTTAGGCCACTCTATATGGCTGCATTGCAAGGATTTTCCGAAATGGCTCAATTTCTCTACGATTACTCTCATATCGGATCCTGGACTCCCCAACAAAAAATCAACTTGTTGACGTCAGCAATCGACTCCGAGCTCTATG ATCTGGCTAGGAGGATCGTGAATGAAGATAAAACATTGGCTGTAGCTGAAGATGGATGTGGGAACACAGCGTTGCAAGTGCTGGCGCAGAAGCCAGGATTTTGTTGCGACATGAATAGTGCAAGGAGGGGCGATCCTTACAGATTACTCGATTGTTTGTGGAATGCCGCCGAGTCGTGTGAAGAAGATACCGAAGCAGCCGTAGATACCAGCACATTATTCTTCATAGCGGCGGAATCCGGCAACGACGACTTCTTGGTGGAGCTACTCAGAAAAGACCACAATCTTCTCTACAAAATAAACGACAAGACACACAGCATATTCCACATCGCGGTTTTGCATCGCTACGTCAAAGTGTTCAACCTCATCTACGAACTGGGCGGCACCGGAGAACTGATCGCGACCTACGTCGACGACGAAGGAAACAACATGCTCCACTTGGCGGGAAAACTGAGCCCTCGGAATCAGCTAGACAGCATCCCCGGCGCGGCCCTGCAGATGCAGCGCGAGGTGGTGTGGTACAAGGCGGTGGAGAAGGTGGTGCGGCCGTCGTGCAGGAGCAAGAAGAACTCGGCGGGGCAGACGCCGCACGAGGTGTTCATCGCGGAGCACGGGCAGCTGATGAGGGAGGCGGAGAAGTTCATGAAGCAGACGGCCAAGTCGTGCATGCTGGTGACGATGCTGATCGCGACGGTGGTGTTCACGACGGCGTTCACGGTCCCCGGAGGGTACGACAACAGCACCGGGGTGCCCCTcctggagaagaagaagatgttCATGGTGTTCCCGGTGTCGGAGGCGGTGGCCACGCTCTCCTCGCTCACCTCCATCTTCATGTTCCTCTCCATACTGACGTCGCGCTACTCCGACGAGGATTTCCTGATGACGCTGCCGTGCTGGCTCCTGCTGGGGCTGGCGGCGCTCTTCTTCTCCATCGTGGCCATGACCGTCGCCTTCTGCACTTGTTTGCAGTTTTTCGGGCATGGATGGGCGGCGACGGCGCTGCTGGTGTTGTTTGGCAGCGTACCGACCATGTTTGTGGCGTTGAAGTATCGTCTGTTGGTCACTGTACTACGCTCTACCTATGGCTGCACCTACCTGTTTCGTTCCTACAACCGCTTGCACTCCTAG
- the LOC131026272 gene encoding sulfiredoxin, chloroplastic/mitochondrial isoform X1 has translation MIFDMALKVEMSGIVNWFVECCKCNGVGNVGSGPQQGGPVILELPLDKIRRPLMRTRANDPHKVKQLMDSIAEIGLQVPIDVLLVDGEYYGFSGCHRYEAHQRLGLPTIRCKVRRGTKETLRHHLR, from the exons ATGATATTTGACATGGCATTGAAAGTTGAGATGAGTGGTATAGTCAATTGGTTTGTTGAATGTTGCAAATGTAATGGTGTTGGTAATGTAGGATCAGGTCCTCAACAAGGGGGGCCAGTGATTCTTGAACTTCCTCTGGATAAAATTCGGAGACCCCTCATGCGTACGAGAGCCAACGACCCTCACAAAGTGAAACAACTCATGGATAGTATTGCTGAAATCGGGCTTCAAGTACCT ATTGACGTGCTTCTCGTAGATGGTGAATATTATG GTTTTTCAGGTTGCCACCGGTACGAAGCTCACCAACGGCTAGGGCTGCCAACCATACGTTGCAAAGTTCGACGTGGGACAAAGGAAACTCTAAG GCATCACCTTCGCTGA
- the LOC131026268 gene encoding uncharacterized protein LOC131026268 isoform X1 produces MDLEAEKLQSLSVSDILKESISIRKRSPKTFYLITLTLIFPISFAILAHSLSTHPIISQLQSDTAAVAASNWSRLLIFQFFYLIFIFAFSFLSTAAVVSLYTSKPVSFSSTVAVVPSVFRRLFVTFLWIALLMVAYNIVFLRFLVLLVYAVDTQNVILFVFSILVVFALFLGLHVYISAWWHLASVVSVLEPVYGFTAMKKSYELLKERTYNGFTIVFDYLTFCRVINGLFGSVVVHGGDDYGVLSRIMVGGFLVGVLVIVNLIGLLVHSVFYYVCKSYHHQGIGKSVLYDHLGGYLGEYVPLKSRIQMENLDV; encoded by the coding sequence ATGGATCTAGAGGCGGAGAAGCTTCAGAGCTTGAGCGTCTCCGACATCCTCAAGGAATCAATTTCCATCCGCAAGCGATCCCCCAAAACTTTCTATCTCATTACTCTAACCCTAATTTTCCCCATTTCCTTCGCCATCCTAGCTCACTCGCTCTCCACCCACCCCATCATCTCGCAACTCCAATCCGacaccgccgccgtcgccgcatCCAACTGGTCGAGGCTTCTGATTTTCCAGTTCTTCTACCTCATCTTCATCTTCGCATTCTCGTTCctctccaccgccgccgtcgtctCGCTCTACACCTCCAAGCCCGTTTCCTTCTCCTCCACCGTGGCTGTCGTCCCCAGCGTGTTCAGGCGCCTCTTCGTCACCTTTCTGTGGATCGCTTTGTTGATGGTTGCGTACAACATCGTGTTCCTAAGGTTTCTGGTGCTCCTAGTCTACGCCGTGGACACACAGAATGTGATCTTGTTTGTATTCTCCATTTTGGTAGTTTTCGCATTATTTTTGGGCCTACATGTTTACATAAGCGCATGGTGGCATCTAGCTAGCGTTGTTTCAGTTTTGGAGCCCGTTTATGGTTTTACCGCCATGAAAAAGAGCTATGAGTTGCTCAAGGAGAGGACGTACAATGGTTTTACAATCGTTTTCGACTATCTTACTTTTTGCAGAGTGATCAATGGGCTTTTCGGATCGGTTGTGGTGCACGGTGGGGATGATTATGGCGTGTTGTCGAGGATTATGGTGGGTGGATTCCTAGTGGGTGTGTTGGTGATCGTGAATTTGATCGGCTTATTGGTGCATAGTGTGTTCTACTATGTCTGCAAGAGCTACCATCACCAGGGAATTGGTAAGAGCGTGTTGTACGATCATCTCGGTGGATATCTTGGCGAATATGTGCCTCTTAAGAGTAGAATTCAGATGGAAAACTTGGATGTTTGA
- the LOC131026270 gene encoding ankyrin repeat-containing protein ITN1-like isoform X1 — translation MGNFISKTLNKPKHEGIHLEQITTAYDNSSPLLGKRKSLYKAALKGDWDAAEEVLKNDESLMKSPITDGGEIALHVAAVEGHQDFVSKLLPMMEIDDVGIPNGKGCTALCFAAAVGHIRIAQIMLEKNPNLATIKGEEGVRPLYMAALQGFSEMAQFLYDYSHIGSWTPQQKINLLTSAIDSELYDLARRIVNEDKTLAVAEDGCGNTALQVLAQKPGFCCDMNSARRGDPYRLLDCLWNAAESCEEDTEAAVDTSTLFFIAAESGNDDFLVELLRKDHNLLYKINDKTHSIFHIAVLHRYVKVFNLIYELGGTGELIATYVDDEGNNMLHLAGKLSPRNQLDSIPGAALQMQREVVWYKAVEKVVRPSCRSKKNSAGQTPHEVFIAEHGQLMREAEKFMKQTAKSCMLVTMLIATVVFTTAFTVPGGYDNSTGVPLLEKKKMFMVFPVSEAVATLSSLTSIFMFLSILTSRYSDEDFLMTLPCWLLLGLAALFFSIVAMTVAFCTCLQFFGHGWAATALLVLFGSVPTMFVALKYRLLVTVLRSTYGCTYLFRSYNRLHS, via the exons ATGGGGAATTTTATCTCAAAAACACTGAATAAACCGAAACATGAGGGGATACATTTGGAACAAATAACCACGGCATATGATAATTCCTCACCTCTTT TAGGCAAAAGAAAATCACTATACAAAGCTGCATTGAAGGGTGATTGGGATGCTGCAGAAGAGGTATTGAAAAACGACGAAAGCTTGATGAAAAGTCCCATAACAGATGGAGGGGAAATTGCACTGCATGTTGCTGCTGTCGAAGGCCATCAAGATTTCGTCTCAAAATTGTTGCCTATGATGGAGATAGATGACGTCGGAATTCCCAACGGGAAAGGCTGCACCGCACTGTGCTTTGCTGCTGCTGTTGGCCACATTCGAATCGCTCAAATAATGTTGgaaaaaaatccaaatttgGCAACAATTAAGGGCGAAGAAGGGGTTAGGCCACTCTATATGGCTGCATTGCAAGGATTTTCCGAAATGGCTCAATTTCTCTACGATTACTCTCATATCGGATCCTGGACTCCCCAACAAAAAATCAACTTGTTGACGTCAGCAATCGACTCCGAGCTCTATG ATCTGGCTAGGAGGATCGTGAATGAAGATAAAACATTGGCTGTAGCTGAAGATGGATGTGGGAACACAGCGTTGCAAGTGCTGGCGCAGAAGCCAGGATTTTGTTGCGACATGAATAGTGCAAGGAGGGGCGATCCTTACAGATTACTCGATTGTTTGTGGAATGCCGCCGAGTCGTGTGAAGAAGATACCGAAGCAGCCGTAGATACCAGCACATTATTCTTCATAGCGGCGGAATCCGGCAACGACGACTTCTTGGTGGAGCTACTCAGAAAAGACCACAATCTTCTCTACAAAATAAACGACAAGACACACAGCATATTCCACATCGCGGTTTTGCATCGCTACGTCAAAGTGTTCAACCTCATCTACGAACTGGGCGGCACCGGAGAACTGATCGCGACCTACGTCGACGACGAAGGAAACAACATGCTCCACTTGGCGGGAAAACTGAGCCCTCGGAATCAGCTAGACAGCATCCCCGGCGCGGCCCTGCAGATGCAGCGCGAGGTGGTGTGGTACAAGGCGGTGGAGAAGGTGGTGCGGCCGTCGTGCAGGAGCAAGAAGAACTCGGCGGGGCAGACGCCGCACGAGGTGTTCATCGCGGAGCACGGGCAGCTGATGAGGGAGGCGGAGAAGTTCATGAAGCAGACGGCCAAGTCGTGCATGCTGGTGACGATGCTGATCGCGACGGTGGTGTTCACGACGGCGTTCACGGTCCCCGGAGGGTACGACAACAGCACCGGGGTGCCCCTcctggagaagaagaagatgttCATGGTGTTCCCGGTGTCGGAGGCGGTGGCCACGCTCTCCTCGCTCACCTCCATCTTCATGTTCCTCTCCATACTGACGTCGCGCTACTCCGACGAGGATTTCCTGATGACGCTGCCGTGCTGGCTCCTGCTGGGGCTGGCGGCGCTCTTCTTCTCCATCGTGGCCATGACCGTCGCCTTCTGCACTTGTTTGCAGTTTTTCGGGCATGGATGGGCGGCGACGGCGCTGCTGGTGTTGTTTGGCAGCGTACCGACCATGTTTGTGGCGTTGAAGTATCGTCTGTTGGTCACTGTACTACGCTCTACCTATGGCTGCACCTACCTGTTTCGTTCCTACAACCGCTTGCACTCCTAG